GCAACGCGGTGCAGCCGCGCACGTCGGTGTCGGTGACGAACACCGAGAGCATGGACGGCACGAAATGCGCCGTGGTGATGCCCTTTTCGGCGATCAGCCGGGCCAGGTAGGCCGGATCCCGGTGCCCGTCGTGCGCCGCGACGACCAGTCGCGCGCCGATCTGCAAGGGCCAGAAGAACTCCCACACCGAGACGTCGAAGGTGGCGGGCGTCTTCTGCAGCACCACATCGGTCCGGTCGAGCGAGTATTCGTGCTGCATCCAGCGCAACCGGTTCACGATCGCGGCGTGGCTCACGCCGACACCCTTGGGCTTGCCGGTGGAGCCGGAGGTGAAGATCACGTAGGCGAGGTGGTCCGCGCGCAGGGCGGCGGTGCGCTCCGCGTCGGTGATCGGCGCGCCGCGGTAGCCGGACAGCTCGACGGTGTCGATGGCCAGTGCGGCAGCGGATTCGGGCATCGCGAGCTCGTCACGCGCGGCCGTGAGCACACAGACCGGCGACGCCTGCCGCACGATCTGATCGAGCCGATCGGCCGGATGTTCCGGATCGAGCGGCAGGTAGGCCGCGCCGGTCTTGACGATCGCGTACATGCCGACCACGAGATCGATGCTGCGGCGCAGGCACAGGCCGACCACGGTCTCCGGTCCGGCCCCGCGCTCGATGAGCAGGCGGGCCAGGCGATTGGCGCGCTCGTCGAGTTCGCGATAGGTGAGCGTCGTGACGGGATGGACAGGCGACGGGTCTGCGGTGTCGTCGCCGGATTCCAGTGCGATCGCGTCGGGGCAGGCGGCCGCGCGCTCGGCGAACAGCTCGGCAAGAGTACCCGGCTGCCGCGGCGCCTCGGTCGCGTTCCACTCGTGCAGTACGCGTTCGTGCTCGGCGGCGGTGATCGCGGTGAGCGTCTCGGCGTGGGTGTCCGGCGCGGCGCCGAGAAATCGGGTGAGGAAGTCGAGGAAGCGGTCGTGGTGCACCGACACCTCGGCCTCGCCGTAGAGCCGCGGATTGGCCTCGAAGTCGACGTGGATCCGGCCGCCGACACCGTTGTACAGGTTTACCGACAGGTCCTCGACCGGGCCGGTGGCCAGCACGTTCAGCGAGCCGACCAGGCTGCCGAAGGTCAACTCGTCGTGGAACAGCATGATGTTGACCATCGGCCCGAAGAAGCCGCGCGCGTCCCGGGAGTAGCCGCAGTCGCGGCGGATGTCGTCGTGCCGGTAGCGCTGATGCCGCAGCGCGCCGGTGATCTGGAGTTCGGTCGCCTTGACCACCTCGGCGAGGGTGGTTTCCGCGCCGAAGCGCAACCGGATCGGGACCACATTGGACACCACGCCGGCCGAGCGGCGCAGTGAGACGGTGGTACGCGCGGAGACCGGCAGGCTCAGCACCACATCGGGATTTCCGGTCACCGAACGGACATACGCGCCGAGCGCGGCGACGAACAGCGCCGAGTTGGCGGTGCCGAAGGTGGTGACGGCCGCGTCCATCGCGGCCTGCGCGCGGTCGTCGAGCACGCCCGCGGCGATGCGGCGACCCGCGTCCTGGGTGGCCGCGGTGACGGTGCTGCCGCCGAGGCTCATCGGCTCGCCCGCCCCCGCCAGCTGTTCCAGCCAGTAGTCGCGGTCGGCGCGAAACCTGCTGGTCTCGCGGTAGCGGACCTCGTCGGCGTAGATCTCGGCCAGCGGCGCGGCGCGCGACACCACCGGCTCGGTCCGGTTCTCCAGCGCGGTGTAGATCTCGGCGGTGCGGGTGAGCGCGTTCATCGCGCCGTAGCCGTCGATCACGATGTGATGGGCACGCGAGTACCAGATGTAATCCGAATCCCCGGTGCGCAGCACCACATTCGCGGTGAGCGGGTCGCGCTCCAGATCGATCGGCGAGCCGGTGTACTCGTGCATCCAGCGCAGCGCCGCGGCGTGCGGGTCCCGCTCGCCGCGCAGATCGACCCTGGCCCACCCCGGCCGGCGCGCGGGATCGACTATCTGGTGCGGGATTCCGTCGATCTCGGCCAGGCGCAGCTTGCCGACCTCGGACTCCGCGCCGAATCGCTCGATCGCGTAGAGCAGGCGGCCGACGTCCAGATCGCCGTGGATCTCGACATACTGGGCGATCGTCAGCGGCACATCCGGCCGAATCCGCTGCGCGTACCAGAGCGCCGTTTGAGCCGGCGACAAGACGAATGGCTGTGCCGAGGATTCGCCCGATGAACATTGGTCGACGCTGTCCGTGGCCAATGAACTCATCAATCACTCCGTTCTGCCGCTGTTCGACGCAACTTCCAGAACACAGACCACAGCAAGGCGCGCGAGGCCGACCGTGAAAAGTGATCCACGCCCTATGATTCGGAGCGTCTGATCGGCCGGATTGCCAGCGTGGCGGATTTGTTTCACATCGCAGGCTAGTCAGCGTCGTTGATCTTGCATAGCAAACATTTGGCTAACACGACAATTCGCCCAGTTCGCCTCGCCAAAAGCCCAGGAAAAACCCGTCCTGACAAGCGAATACAACATCAACAATGCGTATGTGCGAATAATTCGCTACATCACGGTTCGGCTACAGCAATCACAGAAAATACCGGAGGTCCGGTTAGCCCCCGCAACTACTTTCAGTCGCGAACTGTGACCTGCGGCACGTTTTTCCCGACCGAGTCCACGCGCCGGGTCCGACGTTGACGGATCAACACCACCAGGACGGCGCCGGTGGTCAGCGCGACGAACACCCGTTCCGGCAGCGGCCCAACGGAAGTAGCGAAGGTGTTGCTGCTGCGCAGCGGTAGCTGGGCGACCAGCGCGGCGGGCACGAATTGCGGACTCTCTTGCTGCACAGTGCCATCCGCCGCGATGATCGCGCTGACGCCGGAGGTCGCCGCGACCACCAGTGCCCGGCCGTGTTCGACCGCCCGGACGCGCGACATGGCCAGCTGCTGATAGGTCATCTCGCTGTCGCCGAACGTCGCGTTGTTCGTGGGCACGGTCAGCAGCTGCGCGCCCGCGCGCATCGCATCCTCGAACGCGCGATCGAAGGCGACCTCATAGCAGGTCGCCACGCCGATATCGATACCGGCCGCGCGGACCACACCGTCGCCGTGGCCCGGCACGAAATATCCGGCGCGGTCGGCATATTCGGAGAACAGCCGGAAGAACGACCGCATCGGCAGGTACTCGCCGAAAGGCTGGATGATCTTCTTGTCGTGGCGCTCCCCCGGGCCCGCGGCGCCGTTCCACACGATCACCGAGTTGGTCGTGGTCCGATCGCCGTTCACCAGCACCGCGCCCACCAGGATCGGCGCGCCGATCCGCTCGGACGCCCGGGTGATCAGGGCCGCCGCGTCCGCGTTGCGCAGCGGGTCGATATCGGACGAATTCTCCGGCCAGATCACCACATCCGGCTTCTTCGCCTGACCCGCCGCGACCGCCTGCGCCAACTCCTCGGTGCGCCGCACATGATTGTCCAGCACCGCCCGCCGCTGCGCATTGAAATCCAACCCGAGTCGCGGCACACTCCCCTGAATCGCTGCCACCGTGATCACCCGATCCCCCTGCTCCGGCGCAGGCAGCGTCGCCCCGAGCAGCAACCCCGCCAACGGCAGCACCGCGAGAGTTGCCGCAGCGGTGACACATCCGAGCCACGCGGCCCGGCGACCCCCGGCCATCGGCTCCGGCGCCCGGCCCGCTGGCGGCTCGTCGGCAGCGTGCACCGCGGCGTCTGCTCGGTCCGCCGCAACGGCACCCGTCGACAACTCGGCACCACCACCCGCGGAATCGCGGTCGGCCGCAGCCACACTCGCACCGGCATAGATCACACGCAATTGGAGGATCAAAGCGGCTGCGCCCGCGCCGGTCAGCGCCACCGCGAAGCTCACGAAGGGCGCGCCGCCGAGCGCGGCGAGGGGCAGGAACCAGCCGTCGGCTTGCCCGAAGGCCAAACGGCCCCAAGGGAATCCACCGAACGGGAAACTGGAGCGCGCCCACTCGGCGCTCGCCCACGCCAGCGCCACCCACAGCGGCCAGCCCGGGAGTAGTCCCACCATTCGTGCCAGCAAGCCGAACAGGCCGATGTAGACGGCACACACCGTGGACAGCGCCAACCACGGCACCGGCCCCACGTAGATCCCGGTCCACGGCAGCAGCGGCACGAAAAACGCCAGACCGGCCAGGAATCCGTACCCGAACCCCGCCCGCAGTCGCCCACTGCCGCGCACCACCAGCGTGAGCACCGCGACACCGAGCGGCGCGAGGAACCACCACGGCCGCGGCGGAAAACTCCCGAAGATCAACAGCCCGGCGCAGATCGCGCCCACCGACCGCGACAACACCGGAAACCGGCTCAGCACACCCATCATTCGCTCACGCACCCCGCGTAACCTTCCCGCGCACCCCGGCGCGCCCTCGCTGATCCGCCGCCGACCGCAAGCCGGATAAGTCGTTGCTCGGCCACCCACCGCCCGCACACACTCCGGCGGCACTGAACCCGCCTGCAGGGGTGGCACTCCAGGCGCGCGCTCGATGATCAGCACCCAAGTTCACGTCGCAATCATCGTCGCGCCGCAATGCGCGATGCACAGGCACCTCGACAACACCGAGCCCGGCTGCAGCAGGCAAGCCGGACACGCGCTCGATGACCGACCTCACGCCGTATAGATCGTTTCGCCGCGGTGCACGGTGCGCAGGCACCTCGGCAATGCCGAACCTGGTTGCAGGGGTGGCAGTCCGGGGACGCGGGAGCGCGGGTCGGTGGACCAGCGCTGTACCGAGTCGGCCGCCGCGGCCACCACCAGTTCCTCGGCTTCCCAGACCGCGTAGGAGGCGGGCGCGCCGGGTACCAGGGTGCCCGCGACCCCGTCTCGGACCCCGCCCGCGCGCCACGCGCCCCTGGTCGCGGCAGCGAACGCGGCGCGCGGGGAAAGTCCGTGGCCGGGGGTGCGGTGATGGGCGGCGGCGCGCACGGCCGACCAGGGATCGAGCGGGGTGACCGGCGCGTCCGAACCGACGGCCAGTGCGATCCCGGCCGCGGCCATGGCGGCGAACGGGTTCAGCGCCGCGGCCCGGGTCGCGCCGAGTCGCGCCGCGTACATGCCGTCCTCGCCGCCCCACGCCGCGTCGAATCCCGGTTGCACGCTGGCGATCACGCCCCACGCGGCGAGTTTGCCGATCTGCGCCGCATCCAGCAGCTCGGCGTGCTCCACCCGATGCCCGAGCGCCGCGACCGCCGGACCGCCGAATTCGCCTACGACACGGTCGAATCCGGCGACGACCGCGTCCATGGCGGCGTCGCCGATCACGTGGAAGCCCGCTTGGATGCCCGCCTCGGTGCAGGCGCGGACGTGCGCGGCGATCGCTTCGGCATCGAGATAGGACCGGCCGGTGCCGGGCTGGTCGGCGTAGTCCTCGCGCAACCAGGCGGTGTGCGAACCGAAGGAACCGTCGACGAAGAGGTCGCCGCCGAGCGCGTGCACGCCGAGTTCGGCGACCAAGGCGCGCGCCTGTTCGGCACTGCGCACCGCCTCGCCCCAGTACGCCCGCACCTCGACGCCGTGCCGGAATTCGAGCAGTTCGCGCACGTCGGTGCGGCCGGAGATCTCCGGCCCCGCGCATTCGTGCACGGCGACGATGCCGTGCGCGGCCGCGTGGTCCAGCGCCGCCGCCCGCGCCCGATCCCGTTGCGCGCGATCGAGTTCCGCGAGCACCGTGGTCCGCACCAGGTGGTGCGCCGCCGCCCGGACCGGCTCGCCGCGGGTGAATCCGTCGGCCGCGCGCACCTGCGGCAGCGCGTCGAGCAACGCGGACGACACCACCGCCGAGTGCGCGTCCACCCGGGACAGGTAGACGTGGCGGGCGCCGACGGCCTTGTCGATCTCCTCGACCGTGGGCGGCCGACCTTCCGGCCAGGTGGTCTCGTCCCAGCCGTCACCGAGGATCGCGCCCTCGGGCCGGGCCGCGGCGAAATCGCGCAGCAGGCTCAGGCAGTGCTCCAGCGAACGGGCACTCGACAGGTCGAGTCCGGTGAGCTTCAGTCCCAGCGCGGTGACGTGCACGTGCGGGTCCACGAACGCCGGCGCGACGAACGCACCGTCCAGATCGATGATCTCGGCGTCCGGGTGCAGTGCCCGCCCGGGCTGTTCCGCGCCGAGCCACACCACGGTGCCGTCGGCCACCGCCATCGCCGTCGCGTCCGGAGAACTCGAGCTGTAGATACGCCCGCCGATGAGCAACTGGGTATTCACGAGAACTCAGTCT
This genomic stretch from Nocardia brasiliensis ATCC 700358 harbors:
- the lnt gene encoding apolipoprotein N-acyltransferase → MGVLSRFPVLSRSVGAICAGLLIFGSFPPRPWWFLAPLGVAVLTLVVRGSGRLRAGFGYGFLAGLAFFVPLLPWTGIYVGPVPWLALSTVCAVYIGLFGLLARMVGLLPGWPLWVALAWASAEWARSSFPFGGFPWGRLAFGQADGWFLPLAALGGAPFVSFAVALTGAGAAALILQLRVIYAGASVAAADRDSAGGGAELSTGAVAADRADAAVHAADEPPAGRAPEPMAGGRRAAWLGCVTAAATLAVLPLAGLLLGATLPAPEQGDRVITVAAIQGSVPRLGLDFNAQRRAVLDNHVRRTEELAQAVAAGQAKKPDVVIWPENSSDIDPLRNADAAALITRASERIGAPILVGAVLVNGDRTTTNSVIVWNGAAGPGERHDKKIIQPFGEYLPMRSFFRLFSEYADRAGYFVPGHGDGVVRAAGIDIGVATCYEVAFDRAFEDAMRAGAQLLTVPTNNATFGDSEMTYQQLAMSRVRAVEHGRALVVAATSGVSAIIAADGTVQQESPQFVPAALVAQLPLRSSNTFATSVGPLPERVFVALTTGAVLVVLIRQRRTRRVDSVGKNVPQVTVRD
- a CDS encoding amidohydrolase; protein product: MNTQLLIGGRIYSSSSPDATAMAVADGTVVWLGAEQPGRALHPDAEIIDLDGAFVAPAFVDPHVHVTALGLKLTGLDLSSARSLEHCLSLLRDFAAARPEGAILGDGWDETTWPEGRPPTVEEIDKAVGARHVYLSRVDAHSAVVSSALLDALPQVRAADGFTRGEPVRAAAHHLVRTTVLAELDRAQRDRARAAALDHAAAHGIVAVHECAGPEISGRTDVRELLEFRHGVEVRAYWGEAVRSAEQARALVAELGVHALGGDLFVDGSFGSHTAWLREDYADQPGTGRSYLDAEAIAAHVRACTEAGIQAGFHVIGDAAMDAVVAGFDRVVGEFGGPAVAALGHRVEHAELLDAAQIGKLAAWGVIASVQPGFDAAWGGEDGMYAARLGATRAAALNPFAAMAAAGIALAVGSDAPVTPLDPWSAVRAAAHHRTPGHGLSPRAAFAAATRGAWRAGGVRDGVAGTLVPGAPASYAVWEAEELVVAAAADSVQRWSTDPRSRVPGLPPLQPGSALPRCLRTVHRGETIYTA